A window of the Serinus canaria isolate serCan28SL12 chromosome 27, serCan2020, whole genome shotgun sequence genome harbors these coding sequences:
- the MED1 gene encoding mediator of RNA polymerase II transcription subunit 1, producing the protein MKAAPGSAEEAEKLNKMSSLLERLHAKYSQNRPWTETMKLVRQVMEKRVVLNSGGHQHLVSCLETLQKALKVSSLPAMTDRLESIARQSGLGSHLSANGTECYITSDMFYVEVQLDPAGLLCDVKVAHHGENPVSCPELVQHLREKNFDEFSKHLRGLVNLYKLPGDNKLKTKMYLALQSLELDLQKMAGMYWQATNANPLDKILHGSVGYLTPRSGGLLMNLKYYVSPYDLFEDGTGAPVVLHENNVPRSLGMNVSVTVEGTMAMHKLPIAPLIMGSHPVDSKGTPSFSSITSANSVDLPACFFLKFPRPIPVSRAFIQKLQSCTGIPLFDTPPTFVPLYELITQFELSKEDDPLPLNHNMRFYAALPGQQHCYFLNKDAPLPDGRSLQGTLLGKIAFQHPGRVPLILSLIRHQVAYNTLIGSCVKRTVLKEDSPGILQFEVCPLSDSCFSVSFQHPVNDSLVCVVMDVQDSSHVNCKLYKGLSDALICTDDFIAKVVQRCMSIPVTMRAIRRKAETIQADTPALSLIAETVEDMVKKNLPPASSPGYGMTTGSNPMSGTTTPTNTFPGGPITTLFNMSISMKERHDSVGHGEDFSKVSQNPILTSLLQITGNVGSTIGSSPTPPHHTPPPVSSPASNTKNHPMLMNLLKENPPQDFSTLYGSSPLERQNSSSGSPRMEMGPGGNKQKKKKSRVPADKPKHQTEDDFQRELFSMDVDSQNPIFDVNMTADTLDTPHITPAPSQCSTPPTTYPQALPHAQPSIQRMVRLSSSDSIGADVTDILSDIAEEASKLPTSTEDCPPIGTPVRDSSSSGHSQSALFDPDVFQTNSSENPYTDPADLIADAAVSPNSDSSNHFFPDGVDFNPDLLNSQSQSGFGEEYFDESSQSGDTDDFKGYAPQALTNLGVQVLGGDGGENKFKGSAPSDTVDFSIIAAASKALGSSDIMEHHSGGQSPLLNTGDLGKEKSQKRVKEGNGSGSAMAGAGMDGKPGKRSRTPSSDGKSKEKLPKRKKQETDGKSPSHSSSNRPFTPPASTGGSKSPGSSGRSQTPPGVATPPIPKITIQIPKGTVTVGKPSSHGQYTSSGSVTSSSSKSHHSHSSSSSSSSSSSTSGKIKSKSEGSSGSKMSSSLYSSQGSSGSGQSKGSAQSVGKPGSSPITKHGLSTGSGSTKMKPQGKPSSLMNPSMSKPNISPSHSRPSGGSDKLASPMKPVPGTPPSSKAKSPISSGSGGSHMSGTGSSSSMKSSSGMGSSGSMSQKPPPSSNSSTASSSSFSSSGSSMSSSQNQHGSSKGKSPSRNKKPSLTAVIDKLKHGVVTSGPGGDDPMDGQMGPSSNSSSHTMSSKHNMSGGEFQGKREKSDKEKSKVSVSGGSVDSSKKNSDSKNVGSTGVAKIIISKHDGGSPSIKAKVTLQKPGEGGGDGLRPQMASSKSYGSPLISGSTPKHERCSPSHSKSPAYTPQNIDSESESGSSIAEKSYQNSPSSDDGIRPLPEYSAEKHKKHKKEKKKVKDKDRDREREREKDRDKKKSHGMKPESWSKSPISADQSLSMASNAILSAERPSRASPEFLIGEEDDDLMDVALIGN; encoded by the exons AGGCAGAGAAGCTGAACAAGATGAGCTCCCTCCTGGAGAGGCTCCACGCCAAGTACAGCCAGAACCGGCCCTGGACAGAAACCATGAAGTTGGTCCGGCAGGTCATG GAAAAACGTGTGGTGCTGAACTCAGGGGGACACCAGCACCTGGTGAGCTGCTTGGAGACCCTGCAGAAGGCCCTGAAAG TGTCATCTCTGCCTGCCATGACCGATCGCTTGGAGTCCATCGCGAGGCAGAGCGG CCTCGGGTCCCACCTGAGCGCGAACGGCACCGAGTGTTACATCACCTCAGACATGTTTTATGTGGAGGTGCAGCTggaccctgcagggctgctctgtgatGTCAAGGTGGCTCACCATGGAGAAAACCCCGTG agcTGTCCAGAGCTGGTGCAACATCTGAG agagaaaaattttgATGAGTTTTCAAAGCATCTGAGGGGACTTGTGAACCTGTATAAGCTGCCAGGGGACAA caaaCTCAAAACTAAAATGTACTTGGCTCTGCAGTCCTTAGAGTTGGATCTCCAAAAGATGGCTGGGATGTATTG GCAAGCCACCAATGCAAACCCCCTGGACAAGATCCTCCATGGCAGTGTTGGCTATCTCACCCCCAGGAGTGGAG GTCTCCTGATGAACCTCAAATATTACGTCTCCCCCTATGATTTATTTGAGGATGGCACTGGAGCCCCCGTGGTTCTGCACGAGAACAATG TTCCTCGCTCGCTGGGGATGAACGTGTCAGTGACAGTGGAGGGAACCATGGCAATGCACAAACTTCCAATTGCTCCACTGATCATGGGCTCCCATCCTGTGGACAGCAAAGG AACTCCATCTTTCTCCTCGATCACCAGTGCCAACAGCGTGGACTTGCCTGcttgttttttcctgaagttcCCACGTCCCATTCCAGTGTCTCGAGCTTTCATccagaagctgcagagctgcacag GTATCCCCCTGTTTGACACACCGCCCACGTTTGTGCCCCTGTATGAGCTGATCACACAGTTTGAGCTGTCCAAGGAGGATGATCCCCTGCCCCTGAACCACAACATGCGATTCTATGCC GCTCttccaggacagcagcactgttACTTCCTGAACAAGGACGCTCCTCTCCCGGACGGACGGAGCCTGCAGGGGACTCTGCTCGGCAAAATCGCCTTCCAGCACCCCGGCAGGGTGCCCCTCATCCTCAGCCTGATCAGGCACCAGGTGGCCTACAACACCCTCATAGGCAGCTGTGTCAAGAGGACAGTCCTGAAGGAAG ATTCTCCTGGGATCCTGCAGTTTGAAGTTTGTCCTCTCTCTGACTCCTGTTTCAGTGTGTCCTTCCAGCACCCTGTGAACGACTCCCTGGTGTGTG TGGTGATGGATGTGCAGGACTCCAGCCATGTGAACTGTAAGCTGTACAAAGGATTGTCTGATGCCCTCATCTGTACAGATGATTTCATTGCCAAGGTTGTTCAGAG GTGCATGTCCATCCCTGTCACCATGAGAGCCATCCGTAGGAAAGCAGAAACCATCCAAGCTGACACACCAGCTCTGTCCCTCATTGCAGAGACAGTTGAAGACATGGTGAAGAAAAACCtgcccccagccagcagcccagggtaTGGCATGACCACAGGCAGCAACCCAATGAGTGGGACCACCACCCCAACCAACACTTTTCCTGGGGGGCCCATCACTACTTTGTTTAACATGAGCATAAGCATGAAAGAGAGGCATGACTCGGTGGGCCATGGGGAGGACTTCAGCAAAGTGTCTCAGAACCCTATTCTCACTAGTTTGTTGCAGATCACAGGGAATGTGGGGTCTACCATTGGCTCAAGTCCAACCCCCCCCCACCACACACCACCACCAGTATCCTCACCAGCCAGCAACACCAAGAACCACCCCATGCTCATGAACCTTCTTAAGGAGAATCCTCCTCAGGATTTCTCCACTCTTTATGGGAGCAGCCCTCTGGAAAGGCAGAACTCTTCCTCTGGCTCCCCCAGAATGGAAATGGGCCCTGGGGggaataaacaaaagaaaaaaaaatcccgcGTGCCGGCCGACAAGCCCAAGCACCAGACTGAGGACGATTTCCAGAGGGAGCTCTTTTCCATGGATGTTGACTCCCAGAACCCCATTTTTGATGTCAACATGACTGCAGACACCCTGGACACCCCTCATATTACGCCAGCACCCAGCCAGTGCAGCACTCCTCCTACCACGTacccccaggctctgccccacGCCCAGCCCAGCATCCAGAGGATGGTTCGCCTGTCCAGCTCGGACAGCATCGGGGCCGATGTCACCGACATCCTCTCGGATATAGCCGAGGAGGCGTCCAAGCTGCCCACCAGTACTGAGGACTGCCCACCCATTGGGACTCCAGTCAGAGACTCTTCTAGTTCAGGACATTCACAAAGTGCCCTCTTTGACCCCGATGTTTTTCAGACCAACAGTAGTGAGAACCCCTACACAGACCCCGCAGACCTGATCGCGGACGCCGCTGTGAGCCCCAACAGCGACTCCTCCaaccatttttttccagacGGGGTAGATTTCAACCCTGACTTGCTGAACAGTCAGAGCCAGAGTGGTTTTGGGGAGGAATACTTTGATGAGAGCAGTCAGAGCGGGGACACCGATGATTTCAAGGGCTATGCCCCCCAGGCTCTAACTAATTTGGGGGTGCAAGTCTTGGGGGGTGATGggggggaaaataaatttaagggGAGTGCTCCGTCCGATACGGTGGATTTTAGTATTATTGCAGCTGCCAGCAAAGCACTGGGGTCCTCTGACATCATGGAGCACCACAGTGGAGGTCAGAGCCCTTTGCTGAACACGGGGGATTTAGGAAAAGAGAAGTCTCAGAAACGGGTAAAGGAAGGCAATGGGTCTGGAAGTGCCATGGcaggtgctgggatggatgggaagCCGGGGAAGCGCAGCCGGACGCCATCCAGTGATggcaaaagcaaagagaaactCCCAAAGCGGAAGAAGCAGGAGACAGATGGGAAATCTCCATCCCACAGTTCATCCAACAGGCCCTTCACGCCACCAGCAAGCACAGGTGGGTCCAAATCTCCGGGGAGTTCGGGCAGATCCCAGACTCCTCCCGGGGTAGCTACTCCTCCTATTCCAAAAATAACCATTCAGATCCCAAAAGGAACAGTGACTGTTGGCAAACCGTCTTCACACGGCCAGTACACGAGTAGTGGTTCTGtcacctcctccagcagcaaaagCCATCATAGccattcttcctcctcctcctcttcttcctcctcttcaacCTCaggcaaaattaaaagcaaatcaGAAGGGTCTTCTGGCTCCAAGATGAGCAGCAGCCTCTACTCCAGCCAAGGCAGCTCCGGCTCGGGTCAGTCCAAGGGCTCGGCCCAGTCGGTGGGAAAGCCGGGATCCTCCCCCATCACCAAGCACGGCCTCAGCACCGGCTCTGGCAGCACCAAGATGAAACCTCAAGGAAAGCCATCGTCCCTCATGAACCCTTCCATGAGCAAACCAAACATCTCCCCGTCCCACTCGAGGCCCTCGGGGGGTTCTGACAAACTCGCCTCTCCCATGAAACCTGTCCCGGGTACTCCCCCGTCATCTAAAGCGAAGTCACCCATCAGTTCAGGTTCTGGTGGGTCCCACATGTCTGGGACTGGATCAAGCTCGAGCATGAAATCCTCTTCAGGAATGGGATCCTCCGGGTCTATGTCACAGAAACCGCCTCCCTCGTCCAATTCCTCCACGgcatcttcatcttctttttcatcCAGTGGGTCTTCCATGTCTTCATCCCAGAACCAGCATGGAAGCTCCAAAGGCAAGTCCCCCAGCAGAAACAAGAAGCCATCTCTGACTGCAGTCATTGACAAGCTGAAGCACGGGGTGGTCACGAGTGGGCCTGGTGGAGACGACCCCATGGATGGGCAGATGGGGCCGAGTTCCAATTCCTCAAGCCATACAATGTCCTCCAAACACAACATGTCTGGGGGGGAGTTCCAGGGAAAGCGCGAGAAGAGCGACAAGGAGAAATCGAAGGTCTCTGTTTCTGGAGGATCCGTCGACTCTTCCAAGAAGAACTCGGATTCCAAAAACGTCGGAAGCACTGGAGTGGCCAAAATTATCATCAGCAAACACGATGGTGGCTCCCCCAGCATTAAAGCCAAAGTAACTCTGCAGAAACCCGGGGAAGGGGGCGGGGACGGGCTGAGGCCTCAGATGGCTTCTTCCAAAAGCTACGGATCGCCCCTGATCAGCGGCTCCACCCCCAAACACGAGCGCTGCTCccccagccacagcaaatcCCCGGCCTACACCCCCCAGAACATCGACAGCGAGAGCGAGTCGGGCTCCTCCATCGCCGAGAAATCCTAccagaacagccccagctccgACGATGGCATCCGGCCCCTGCCCGAGTACAGCGCCGAGAAGCACAAGAAGcacaaaaaggagaagaaaaaagtgaaagacaaagacagggacagagagagggagagggagaaggacaGGGATAAGAAGAAATCGCACGGGATGAAGCCTGAGAGCTGGTCCAAGTCTCCCATCTCGGCAGATCAGTCTCTGTCCATGGCGAGCAATGCCATCCTCTCGGCCGAGCGGCCGTCCCGGGCCAGCCCCGAGTTCCTCATCGGGGAGGAGGATGATGATCTCATGGATGTTGCTCTAATTGGCAATTAA